A section of the Paenibacillus odorifer genome encodes:
- the rhaD gene encoding rhamnulose-1-phosphate aldolase yields MSTSLLESKGYIASSEAPFIQEMSEITRHMWELGWDELNGGNVSYLLDENEVAKYINVLEPLRTIKLTFPVKELAGKYFIVTGSGKYFRNVIKDPEANLGVLRVSGNGESVEVLWGLRNGAVPTSELASHFMSHIERLKVDPTHRIVLHTHATNVIAMTFTHDLDELKFTKTLWEMCTECLVVFPDGVSVIPWIVPGSSEIGRETAKKMKDHRLVIWPQHGIFGTGSTMDATFGLVETVEKAATIYNLIGGREIKQKITDQQLWDLAKAFGVTPKAGILEV; encoded by the coding sequence ATGAGTACTTCCTTGTTAGAGTCAAAAGGTTATATTGCCAGCAGTGAAGCTCCATTTATTCAGGAAATGTCAGAGATCACCCGTCATATGTGGGAGCTTGGCTGGGATGAACTGAATGGTGGGAATGTCAGCTATTTGCTGGATGAGAATGAGGTGGCTAAGTATATTAATGTACTGGAGCCGTTGCGCACGATCAAACTCACCTTTCCGGTAAAAGAATTAGCAGGCAAGTATTTTATCGTAACAGGTTCGGGCAAATATTTCAGAAATGTGATTAAAGACCCTGAAGCGAATCTGGGTGTGTTAAGGGTTAGCGGCAATGGCGAAAGTGTGGAAGTATTGTGGGGATTGCGGAATGGTGCAGTTCCTACGAGTGAGCTCGCTTCGCATTTTATGAGTCATATTGAACGCTTGAAAGTAGATCCCACACACCGTATCGTGCTGCATACACATGCTACAAATGTTATCGCGATGACCTTCACGCATGATCTGGACGAACTGAAGTTTACCAAAACACTATGGGAAATGTGCACAGAGTGCCTTGTTGTTTTCCCTGATGGGGTCAGCGTTATTCCGTGGATTGTTCCGGGCAGCAGTGAGATCGGCCGCGAAACCGCTAAGAAAATGAAGGATCACCGTTTAGTCATCTGGCCGCAGCATGGGATTTTTGGCACGGGCTCCACCATGGATGCTACCTTTGGTCTAGTAGAAACGGTTGAAAAGGCTGCGACGATCTACAACTTGATTGGCGGTAGAGAAATCAAACAAAAGATCACAGACCAACAGCTATGGGATTTAGCTAAAGCATTTGGAGTTACACCTAAAGCGGGGATTCTTGAAGTCTAG
- the rhaA gene encoding L-rhamnose isomerase: MDQSIITSYNEAKKLYATHGIDVDKVLERLAQIKISIHCWQGDDVKGFLFKEKELSGGIAVTGSYPGRAGTPDELRQDLEKSLSLIPGKHKVNLHAIYADTDEPVDLDELEPRHFQSWVDWAKEQGLGLDFNPTCFSHPKAADGFTLSHSDAEIRNFWIRHCKASRTIAEHFGRELGQPCVTNFWIPDGYKDTPVDRLAPRVRLKESLDEIFSQEIDPLYNMDALESKLFGIGSESYVVGSHEFYMGYGLTNGKAICLDAGHFHPTEVISNKLSSILMFSEQLLLHVSRPVRWDSDHVVTMDDELLEIARELVRGDLLPRTNIGLDFFDGSINHLAAWVIGTRNTIKALLRAMLEPVEELKQIEQSGDYTSRLALVEEFKSYPFGAVWDYYCASQGTPVREQWLTEVKNYEQDVLSLR, from the coding sequence ATGGATCAGAGCATTATCACTAGCTATAACGAAGCCAAAAAACTATACGCCACCCACGGTATTGATGTGGATAAAGTGCTGGAGCGACTCGCGCAAATTAAAATTTCCATACATTGCTGGCAGGGTGATGATGTAAAAGGTTTTCTTTTTAAGGAAAAAGAACTAAGCGGGGGCATTGCGGTAACGGGAAGTTATCCGGGCCGGGCGGGTACACCAGATGAACTACGTCAAGATTTAGAAAAGTCGTTATCTCTTATTCCTGGTAAACATAAGGTTAACCTGCATGCTATTTACGCAGATACAGATGAACCTGTAGATTTGGATGAACTAGAGCCACGACATTTTCAATCCTGGGTGGATTGGGCGAAGGAGCAGGGCTTAGGGCTTGATTTTAACCCTACTTGTTTCTCACATCCGAAAGCAGCCGATGGATTCACTCTCAGTCATTCGGACGCGGAGATTCGGAATTTCTGGATCAGACACTGTAAAGCTTCACGTACGATCGCTGAGCATTTTGGGCGGGAGCTGGGTCAGCCTTGTGTGACGAATTTTTGGATTCCAGACGGATATAAAGATACGCCAGTAGATCGGCTAGCTCCAAGAGTACGTTTAAAAGAGTCGCTGGATGAGATTTTTAGTCAGGAAATAGATCCGCTTTATAATATGGATGCCTTGGAAAGTAAACTGTTTGGAATTGGCTCTGAAAGCTATGTGGTAGGTTCTCATGAATTCTATATGGGTTATGGTTTAACAAATGGAAAAGCAATCTGTCTGGATGCGGGACATTTTCATCCTACAGAAGTGATTTCGAATAAATTATCTTCGATTCTGATGTTCAGTGAGCAGCTGCTGCTGCATGTTAGCAGACCTGTCCGCTGGGACAGTGACCATGTGGTAACGATGGATGATGAGCTGCTGGAAATCGCCCGTGAATTAGTTCGTGGGGACTTACTTCCTCGTACGAATATTGGATTGGATTTCTTTGATGGCAGTATCAATCATCTCGCGGCATGGGTCATTGGCACCCGCAACACTATTAAGGCGTTGCTGCGTGCGATGCTGGAACCAGTGGAAGAACTTAAGCAAATCGAGCAGTCCGGGGATTATACTTCACGTCTTGCTCTGGTAGAAGAGTTCAAATCGTATCCGTTTGGAGCGGTCTGGGATTACTACTGTGCATCACAAGGTACACCGGTGCGTGAGCAATGGCTTACTGAAGTGAAAAATTATGAACAGGACGTTTTGTCTTTAAGATAA